Proteins from a genomic interval of Thermococcus sp.:
- a CDS encoding carbohydrate kinase family protein, translating to MKLDLAVLGHVSIDHIRFPGRDEIIYPGGAAAAVATSAALAGARVGLITKVGEDFPKEWLKKLSSVLDVRGVQILPGKTIHIYMIYHEDGSVDAPVEMGVARNMGETPIPEEYMDAGLFHIAPIPPEEQLKALKRLEGKMVSLDFNPTYMEDYRERTDLMREIVSRVEVIFPNEREALTITRAPTVEEAARKLHEWGAKLVVITRGERGVLLYDGEFREFPALPISEDEIVDPTGAGDAFAGGFLAMYSRGRGVEECVKKGLEMAREVLKKTGSWSI from the coding sequence ATGAAGCTTGACCTGGCGGTGCTCGGTCACGTCTCAATAGACCACATCAGGTTTCCGGGAAGGGATGAGATAATCTACCCAGGGGGTGCGGCCGCGGCCGTGGCTACATCCGCCGCTTTAGCGGGAGCGAGGGTCGGCCTGATAACCAAGGTGGGCGAGGACTTCCCAAAGGAATGGCTCAAAAAGCTCTCGTCCGTTCTTGACGTCAGGGGCGTTCAAATCCTGCCCGGCAAAACGATTCACATATACATGATTTACCACGAGGACGGGAGCGTTGACGCGCCCGTTGAGATGGGTGTTGCCCGGAACATGGGCGAGACCCCAATTCCCGAGGAGTACATGGATGCGGGCCTGTTCCATATAGCCCCGATTCCACCGGAAGAACAGCTCAAGGCCCTAAAAAGACTGGAAGGTAAGATGGTAAGCCTCGATTTTAACCCTACCTACATGGAGGACTACAGAGAGAGAACCGACCTCATGAGGGAGATAGTGTCGAGGGTCGAGGTGATATTCCCCAACGAGAGGGAAGCGTTGACGATAACCAGGGCCCCAACGGTGGAAGAGGCCGCCAGAAAGCTCCACGAGTGGGGAGCGAAGCTGGTTGTGATAACACGTGGCGAGAGGGGGGTTCTGCTCTACGACGGCGAGTTCAGGGAGTTCCCGGCTCTTCCGATAAGCGAGGACGAGATAGTCGATCCCACCGGTGCGGGGGATGCCTTTGCGGGCGGTTTTCTGGCGATGTACTCCAGGGGGAGAGGGGTTGAGGAGTGCGTTAAAAAAGGGCTGGAGATGGCGAGAGAAGTGCTGAAAAAAACGGGGAGCTGGAGCATCTAA
- a CDS encoding DUF2118 family protein, with translation MEKVPRLYVEAPPEECIEGREAIKDCVIISGNVEVWLKRGEKVPDFIDVEGPKFLAKEVYDRFYLYVDRIEGKLLKDAVLVLPDGRTRIYLKKGDELLLLPVEGYTKTLIANVGNRVRTGDAFAAVTTRKGEVHYLKPPRTGTVVFIDEVTNRPHYVYYILPEE, from the coding sequence GTGGAGAAGGTTCCAAGGCTTTACGTTGAAGCTCCCCCCGAGGAGTGCATTGAGGGGAGAGAGGCAATAAAAGACTGCGTTATCATCAGCGGGAACGTTGAGGTGTGGCTGAAGAGGGGTGAAAAAGTTCCAGACTTCATCGATGTGGAGGGCCCCAAATTCCTCGCGAAGGAAGTTTACGACAGGTTTTATCTCTACGTTGATAGAATTGAGGGTAAGCTGCTCAAGGATGCGGTTCTGGTCCTCCCAGATGGAAGAACGAGGATATACCTGAAGAAGGGCGATGAACTGCTCCTGCTCCCGGTGGAGGGATATACGAAAACCCTGATAGCGAACGTCGGGAACAGGGTGAGAACCGGCGACGCCTTCGCGGCGGTAACCACGAGAAAGGGGGAGGTTCACTACCTCAAGCCCCCCAGGACCGGGACGGTCGTGTTCATAGACGAGGTAACGAACAGGCCGCACTACGTTTACTACATCCTACCCGAGGAGTAG
- a CDS encoding ASCH domain-containing protein gives MATWKMGLQEEYLKAIAEGRKKVEGRLYDEKRQGIRPGDTIIFENKLMCVVKDVRVYSSFREMLEKEGLGNVLPGVESIEEGVKVYRRFYSEEKEKKYGVAAIEVEPVGWVGEPLT, from the coding sequence ATGGCAACGTGGAAGATGGGTCTCCAAGAGGAGTATCTTAAGGCCATAGCGGAGGGAAGAAAGAAGGTCGAGGGTCGCTTGTACGACGAGAAGAGGCAGGGGATAAGGCCCGGAGACACGATAATCTTCGAGAACAAGCTCATGTGCGTGGTGAAGGACGTCCGCGTCTACTCATCTTTCAGGGAGATGCTGGAGAAAGAGGGTCTTGGGAACGTTTTGCCGGGTGTGGAGAGCATAGAAGAGGGCGTGAAAGTTTACAGGCGGTTCTACAGCGAGGAGAAAGAAAAGAAGTACGGCGTTGCGGCGATAGAGGTCGAACCGGTGGGGTGGGTGGGGGAGCCGCTCACCTAG
- a CDS encoding MoxR family ATPase, which translates to MKIEEVSSKGNAVLEEVRKAIVGKDEVLKLILTTILADGHILLEDLPGLAKTLMAKSFATALGVRFKRVQFTPDLLPSDILGVSVFNQKTLEFEFKKGPIFTNILLADEINRAPPKTQSALLEAMQERQVTVEGNTYELERPFIVVATQNPIEQEGTYPLPEAQLDRFLVRLRVGYPSRGEEIEILRRRMARKKEEVDITPILTPEEVVEMQRTIEDVYVSDAILEYITDIVLATREDKKEIEVGASPRGSLALLKLSRAYAALEGRDYVIPDDVKAVAVPALSHRLILKRELWYTKVSQESIMAKLLERVPVPKFE; encoded by the coding sequence ATGAAGATAGAAGAGGTAAGCTCCAAGGGTAATGCCGTCCTTGAGGAGGTCAGGAAAGCCATAGTCGGAAAGGATGAGGTGCTGAAGCTCATACTGACGACAATTCTGGCCGATGGACACATACTCCTAGAAGACCTGCCTGGCCTCGCCAAGACTCTCATGGCAAAGAGCTTTGCGACCGCCTTGGGGGTCAGGTTCAAGCGCGTTCAGTTCACGCCGGATCTTCTCCCCAGCGATATTCTGGGCGTCAGCGTTTTCAACCAGAAAACCCTTGAGTTCGAGTTTAAGAAGGGCCCAATCTTCACGAACATACTCCTTGCCGATGAGATCAACCGTGCCCCACCCAAGACCCAGTCCGCTTTGCTTGAGGCCATGCAGGAAAGGCAGGTTACCGTTGAGGGAAACACCTACGAGCTGGAGAGGCCGTTTATAGTCGTGGCCACCCAGAACCCGATAGAGCAGGAGGGGACTTACCCTCTCCCGGAGGCACAGCTCGACAGATTTCTCGTCAGGCTCCGCGTTGGATATCCCAGCAGGGGTGAGGAAATTGAAATACTCCGGAGGAGGATGGCCAGAAAGAAGGAGGAGGTCGATATAACCCCCATCCTGACTCCAGAGGAGGTCGTCGAGATGCAGAGAACGATAGAGGACGTTTACGTCAGCGACGCAATCCTGGAGTACATAACCGACATAGTCCTGGCAACGAGGGAGGACAAGAAGGAGATAGAGGTTGGGGCATCCCCCAGGGGAAGCCTTGCCCTGCTCAAGCTCTCCAGGGCCTATGCCGCACTTGAGGGCAGGGACTACGTCATTCCCGACGACGTAAAGGCCGTCGCAGTCCCGGCGCTGAGCCACAGGCTCATCCTGAAGAGAGAGCTCTGGTACACGAAGGTCAGCCAGGAGAGTATAATGGCGAAGCTCCTCGAGCGCGTTCCGGTTCCCAAGTTTGAGTGA
- a CDS encoding DUF58 domain-containing protein, with amino-acid sequence MLPTEKAEEVLIALWLIVMFAFLLLRWELVYLTLPIIWLIFIAVFFFKPRLNVEIERLIPHNRFLEGTEIEIVLRVKSHERIPTLKITEDIPPGLELVEGHREHVLSLRPGDEREIRYRVRVKRGIHEFNWVRLSYRDPFGFFRIDRKVDVYSEIVGVPMITDVPTPYSTRGTKITVGPLPSPRVGEGVEFHAIREYQPGDPLKIINWKATARTGRIMANEYESERKVDVVFIVDASYTGSAVFDHLVRAAASLMLNALNNGTSFGLLLAEDVPLWVRIDYGKRHFFKCIDFLSTAKPDKNNMIAYQVEHLIKARFPPKAQLLYFSPLLTEESREALKIMARYGYRVVVISPNPYTASRPKSREEELAVKLLTLQRRAMLMKMSAYGIIIDWDVRKPLEAAVAEVVGL; translated from the coding sequence ATGCTCCCAACGGAGAAGGCAGAGGAGGTTCTCATAGCCCTCTGGCTCATCGTTATGTTCGCCTTCCTTCTCCTGCGCTGGGAGCTGGTGTATCTGACGCTTCCGATAATCTGGCTCATCTTTATAGCGGTGTTCTTCTTCAAACCACGCCTCAACGTCGAGATAGAGCGCTTGATCCCACACAACCGCTTCCTTGAGGGAACTGAAATTGAGATAGTCCTCAGGGTCAAGTCCCACGAGAGGATACCCACCCTGAAGATCACCGAGGACATCCCCCCTGGCCTGGAGCTGGTGGAGGGACACAGGGAGCACGTCCTTTCCCTTCGACCTGGGGATGAGAGGGAGATAAGATACCGGGTTCGGGTTAAGCGCGGAATCCACGAGTTCAACTGGGTAAGACTGAGCTACCGCGACCCATTTGGCTTCTTCAGGATTGACAGAAAGGTGGACGTCTACAGTGAGATAGTGGGCGTTCCAATGATCACTGACGTTCCAACGCCCTACTCCACAAGAGGAACCAAAATAACGGTCGGTCCGCTTCCCTCGCCGAGGGTGGGGGAGGGGGTTGAGTTCCACGCGATCAGGGAGTATCAGCCCGGAGACCCTCTTAAGATAATAAACTGGAAGGCCACCGCGAGAACGGGCAGGATAATGGCCAACGAGTACGAGAGCGAGCGCAAGGTCGATGTCGTCTTCATCGTCGATGCCTCCTACACCGGCAGTGCTGTCTTCGACCACCTGGTTAGGGCGGCCGCTTCACTGATGCTCAACGCCCTCAACAACGGAACCAGCTTTGGCCTCCTGCTTGCGGAAGACGTTCCGCTCTGGGTTCGCATTGACTACGGCAAGAGGCACTTCTTCAAGTGCATAGATTTCCTGAGCACGGCGAAACCCGATAAGAACAACATGATAGCCTATCAGGTCGAACACCTCATAAAAGCGCGCTTTCCCCCAAAAGCCCAGCTCCTGTACTTCTCCCCCCTCCTAACAGAGGAAAGCCGGGAGGCGCTTAAAATAATGGCCAGGTACGGCTACAGAGTAGTTGTCATAAGCCCGAACCCCTACACTGCCTCCAGGCCAAAGAGCCGCGAGGAGGAGCTGGCAGTGAAGCTCTTAACCCTCCAGAGGAGGGCGATGCTGATGAAGATGTCGGCCTACGGGATCATAATAGACTGGGACGTCAGAAAGCCCCTTGAGGCTGCGGTAGCGGAGGTGGTTGGGCTGTGA
- a CDS encoding DUF4129 domain-containing protein, whose translation MSTRVKFLALFGLLFSLMMLMATQNATTSDLSRGSSAPWAGVFLIVLAIVGLFLIVGVLLGWRDPFRRLDSEGTGFLVRYIMMTVGGLGIALVLYLIQTNSSPGFPSNNTTALNGSVNGSPPLQSTTQSPAYYNNTPPASTFGRSLPSQYILYAVLLVAIAVFAYLAVIQYRDYLRKKERREMKLRAELFDKKLDELGLEMFENPREAIVGIYKNAVLWLSYLGVPYEESWTHWEHVRHVEYMHDAFIELTRLFEKAKYAPEKITWEDAERALEVYRTMRRGVNEV comes from the coding sequence ATGTCCACCAGGGTAAAATTCTTGGCCCTCTTTGGACTGCTGTTTTCACTGATGATGCTGATGGCTACTCAGAATGCAACTACCTCAGACCTATCGAGGGGCAGTTCTGCTCCCTGGGCCGGCGTCTTTCTTATTGTTCTCGCGATAGTCGGGCTATTCCTTATTGTGGGCGTCCTTCTTGGGTGGAGGGATCCCTTTCGGAGGCTTGACTCTGAGGGCACGGGCTTTCTCGTCCGGTACATCATGATGACCGTGGGGGGACTGGGAATCGCTCTCGTTCTGTACCTGATTCAAACGAATTCTTCCCCCGGATTCCCGTCAAACAACACCACCGCATTGAACGGCTCGGTGAACGGTTCTCCTCCCCTTCAGTCCACCACCCAATCCCCCGCCTACTACAACAACACCCCGCCGGCATCGACGTTTGGGCGCTCCCTCCCCTCCCAGTACATCCTATATGCGGTTCTCCTTGTGGCAATAGCGGTCTTTGCATACCTTGCCGTGATCCAGTACAGGGATTACCTGCGGAAAAAGGAGCGTAGGGAGATGAAGCTCCGGGCCGAGCTGTTTGATAAAAAACTTGATGAACTCGGTCTTGAGATGTTCGAGAACCCAAGAGAGGCCATTGTGGGAATATACAAGAACGCCGTTCTCTGGCTCAGCTACCTGGGTGTCCCCTACGAGGAGAGCTGGACACACTGGGAACATGTCAGGCATGTGGAGTACATGCACGACGCTTTCATCGAACTGACCCGGCTTTTCGAAAAGGCAAAATATGCCCCCGAAAAAATAACATGGGAGGATGCCGAGAGGGCACTGGAAGTTTATCGCACGATGAGGAGGGGTGTGAATGAAGTTTAA
- a CDS encoding peptidylprolyl isomerase, with protein MKIEAGDFVVFHYVGRFENGEVFDTSYEDIAKENDIYVEEREYGPLGVNVGVGEIIPGLDEALIGMEIGEKKTVTVPPEKAYGMPNPELVIDVPVSEFTNAGLEPIEGMYVMTDSGIAKIAKVGEESVTLDFNHPLAGKTLIFEVEIVDIQKAKEEEASSGDVEA; from the coding sequence ATGAAGATCGAAGCTGGAGATTTTGTGGTGTTCCACTACGTGGGCAGATTTGAGAACGGTGAAGTTTTTGATACCAGTTACGAGGACATCGCCAAGGAAAACGACATATACGTTGAGGAGAGGGAGTACGGTCCCCTCGGGGTCAACGTCGGCGTTGGTGAGATAATTCCCGGCCTTGACGAGGCCCTCATAGGCATGGAGATAGGGGAGAAGAAGACGGTCACCGTTCCTCCGGAGAAGGCCTACGGAATGCCCAACCCGGAGCTCGTTATTGATGTTCCCGTCTCCGAGTTCACCAACGCAGGCCTGGAGCCGATTGAAGGGATGTACGTCATGACCGACTCGGGAATAGCCAAGATAGCGAAGGTCGGTGAGGAGAGCGTCACCCTCGACTTCAACCATCCGCTCGCGGGGAAGACCCTCATCTTTGAGGTAGAAATAGTGGACATCCA
- a CDS encoding carboxypeptidase M32, translated as MESVFQNETVREILTRYRRIWAIGHAQSVLGWDMEVNMPKEGILERSVAQGELSVLSQEFLLKPEFVELVEKAKSIEGLNEYERGVVRVLDRSIRISRSFPPEFLREMSEVTSQATKAWEEAKRSDDYSKFEPWLDRIIDLAKRAADYLGYEDEPYDALLDMFEEGLTTKEVERMFDRLERELKPLLERIMEEGKVPRSHPLEKEKYEREWMERVNVWILQKFGYPLGVRARLDVSAHPFTTEFGIRDVRITTRYEGYDFRRTILSTVHEFGHALYELQQDERFMFSPIAGGVSLGIHESQSRFWENIVGRSMEFAELIHPVLRENLPFMANYTPEDVYLYFNMVRPDFIRTESDVVTYNFHILLRFKLERMMLNEGVKARDLPELWNEEMESLLGIRPKSYAEGILQDIHWAHGTVGYFPTYSIGTLLSAQLYYHMKKDINVEEHIASADFGPMKAWLREKIHRYGSIYPPKELLKNSIGEELDPSYFIRWVKERYL; from the coding sequence ATGGAAAGCGTCTTCCAGAACGAGACAGTCAGGGAGATACTTACGAGATACCGCCGCATCTGGGCCATAGGCCACGCCCAGAGCGTCCTCGGCTGGGACATGGAGGTCAACATGCCCAAGGAGGGGATACTTGAGAGGAGCGTCGCCCAGGGCGAGCTTTCCGTCCTGAGCCAGGAGTTCCTCCTCAAGCCGGAGTTCGTCGAGCTGGTGGAGAAGGCTAAATCCATAGAAGGCCTCAACGAGTACGAGAGGGGCGTTGTCAGGGTTCTCGACCGCTCGATAAGGATAAGCCGCTCGTTCCCGCCGGAGTTCCTCAGGGAGATGAGTGAGGTAACGAGCCAGGCGACCAAAGCATGGGAGGAGGCCAAGAGGAGCGACGACTACTCCAAGTTTGAGCCCTGGCTGGACAGGATCATAGACCTCGCCAAGAGGGCGGCTGATTACCTCGGATACGAGGACGAGCCCTACGATGCGCTCCTCGACATGTTCGAGGAAGGACTGACGACCAAAGAAGTTGAGAGGATGTTTGACAGGCTTGAGAGGGAGCTCAAACCCCTCCTTGAGAGGATAATGGAGGAGGGTAAGGTTCCCCGGAGCCACCCGCTTGAGAAGGAGAAGTACGAGAGGGAGTGGATGGAGCGCGTAAACGTATGGATACTCCAGAAGTTTGGCTATCCGCTTGGGGTTCGCGCGAGACTGGACGTCTCTGCCCACCCGTTCACGACGGAGTTCGGTATCCGCGATGTCAGGATAACCACCAGGTATGAGGGCTACGACTTCAGGAGAACTATACTGAGCACCGTCCACGAATTCGGTCACGCGCTCTACGAGCTTCAGCAGGACGAGAGGTTCATGTTCAGTCCGATTGCCGGCGGCGTCTCCCTCGGAATCCACGAGAGCCAGAGCCGCTTCTGGGAGAACATCGTTGGAAGGAGCATGGAGTTCGCGGAGCTCATACACCCCGTTCTCAGGGAGAACCTGCCCTTCATGGCGAACTACACTCCTGAGGACGTCTACCTGTACTTCAACATGGTTCGCCCGGACTTCATCAGGACCGAGTCAGACGTCGTCACCTACAACTTCCACATCCTGCTCCGCTTCAAGCTCGAAAGGATGATGCTCAACGAGGGCGTCAAGGCGAGGGATTTACCCGAGCTCTGGAACGAAGAGATGGAGAGCCTCCTCGGCATAAGGCCGAAGAGCTACGCCGAGGGAATTCTGCAGGACATCCACTGGGCGCATGGAACCGTCGGCTACTTCCCGACCTACAGCATAGGAACGCTCCTCTCGGCCCAGCTCTACTACCACATGAAGAAGGATATTAACGTGGAAGAGCACATCGCCAGTGCGGACTTCGGGCCGATGAAGGCCTGGCTCCGCGAGAAGATCCACAGGTACGGCTCGATCTATCCACCGAAGGAGCTCCTGAAGAACTCCATCGGCGAGGAACTCGACCCGAGCTACTTCATCCGCTGGGTGAAGGAGAGGTACCTCTGA
- a CDS encoding NAD(P)/FAD-dependent oxidoreductase — MRYDVLIIGAGPVGSYLANLLAREFSVAVVERKGSLGGKACTGIIGAENYERLGLPESAVLNKLRGAVFYSRIQSFEIERKSPQAYLVDRKALERWLAERAVKKGVDYYMATTFQGFKNGKAVLQRLGERIEMEADFYIGADGVNSTVAKAIGAQTKAEFLSGYETEVVGEFKRDFVEVWVNRDINPEFFFWVAPVSESVARVGTFGSLDAFHRFLKIRMLKPTSIVEFKSGSVGFGVRKPWVKGNVALVGDAALQIKPTTAGGIVYGMYCAHVLRRALLDGRLRDYEKGCSFVRKQVGFGLRFRRVFLGMSQDDIEKVFEVLGSPEAREIIETQADFDDHVKTAKAILKRPKLLARLIKISPAIVRTLL; from the coding sequence ATGAGGTACGACGTTCTTATCATCGGGGCCGGGCCGGTTGGCAGCTACCTCGCCAACCTGCTCGCGAGGGAATTTAGTGTGGCGGTTGTGGAGAGAAAGGGCTCCTTGGGGGGAAAGGCCTGCACCGGCATAATAGGGGCCGAGAACTACGAGAGGCTTGGCCTTCCGGAGAGCGCAGTTTTAAACAAGCTCCGCGGGGCGGTTTTCTACTCCAGGATACAGAGCTTTGAGATAGAGAGAAAATCGCCCCAGGCATACCTCGTGGACAGGAAAGCCCTTGAGAGGTGGCTGGCAGAGAGAGCCGTCAAAAAGGGTGTGGACTACTATATGGCGACCACATTCCAGGGATTCAAAAATGGAAAGGCCGTCCTCCAGAGGCTCGGAGAGAGGATCGAGATGGAGGCGGATTTCTACATCGGGGCCGACGGCGTGAACAGCACTGTGGCGAAGGCGATAGGGGCTCAAACGAAGGCGGAGTTTCTGAGCGGTTATGAGACCGAGGTGGTTGGGGAATTCAAGAGGGACTTCGTCGAGGTCTGGGTGAACAGGGACATAAACCCCGAGTTCTTCTTCTGGGTGGCTCCTGTTAGCGAGAGCGTAGCCAGGGTAGGGACGTTCGGAAGCCTCGACGCCTTCCACAGGTTCCTGAAGATAAGGATGCTGAAGCCAACCTCGATAGTCGAGTTCAAGAGCGGAAGCGTCGGCTTCGGGGTGAGGAAGCCCTGGGTTAAGGGCAACGTTGCGCTAGTCGGCGATGCGGCGCTTCAGATAAAGCCCACCACCGCGGGGGGAATAGTGTACGGGATGTACTGCGCCCACGTCCTCCGGAGGGCTCTCCTCGATGGAAGGCTCCGGGACTATGAGAAGGGCTGTTCCTTCGTCAGGAAGCAGGTGGGCTTCGGGCTCCGCTTCAGGAGGGTGTTCCTCGGCATGAGCCAGGACGACATCGAAAAGGTCTTCGAAGTCCTTGGAAGTCCTGAGGCGAGAGAGATAATAGAAACCCAAGCGGATTTCGATGACCACGTGAAGACCGCGAAGGCAATACTTAAGAGGCCAAAGCTCCTCGCAAGGCTGATAAAGATAAGCCCCGCCATAGTCAGAACCCTCCTGTGA